A genomic window from Cytobacillus suaedae includes:
- a CDS encoding helix-turn-helix transcriptional regulator: protein MLNTIGYNLRLLRFKHNFTLAQVAQAIDISVNTLSRYENNERFPQKEIILKLADFYDVKVEYILIGD from the coding sequence ATGTTAAATACTATAGGGTATAACCTTAGATTGCTAAGGTTCAAACATAATTTCACTCTAGCACAAGTTGCTCAAGCTATAGACATTAGTGTAAATACTCTAAGTAGATATGAGAATAATGAACGCTTTCCTCAGAAGGAAATCATACTAAAACTTGCGGACTTTTACGATGTTAAAGTGGAGTACATATTAATTGGGGACTAG
- a CDS encoding YolD-like family protein, with protein sequence MRIRDRGKKKWQFAFGMPELIKAQQDVWRDQERTVKPIIDQYEKEEFDLRICYAMEYNLSVKIRIWSNGFISNITGRIHYVDQVTHQLRVELDEGELQRIDFEDVVNVSVFD encoded by the coding sequence ATGAGAATTCGCGACCGCGGGAAAAAGAAATGGCAATTTGCATTTGGAATGCCTGAGTTGATTAAGGCACAGCAGGATGTATGGAGGGACCAAGAGCGAACAGTAAAGCCAATCATCGACCAATACGAAAAAGAGGAGTTTGATCTACGTATCTGTTATGCAATGGAATATAATCTATCGGTAAAAATAAGAATATGGTCCAACGGCTTTATATCAAATATTACTGGTCGTATTCATTACGTAGATCAGGTAACACACCAACTTCGGGTTGAACTTGACGAAGGAGAGCTTCAGCGAATTGATTTTGAAGATGTTGTAAATGTGTCAGTTTTTGATTAA
- a CDS encoding translocation protein TolB, with translation MGFRITFLLIFLILHVSITVSAETPLTAAFIRDHQLWIKKGDQEIQITQDQYVFTPKWSFDGRFIAYIDGDEQGKKSDLFIYDTKENESYQPYIKVETYDFKWSPNKNQLAYTDHGLLNVTKIKNGHPQGFENVSLGVSGFEWFPNGKEFLVSSQSVLRPTGWGPIPLFKVPVDANLAQEKIKPFYTIQTNERDLFAISADYFKWSNDGEWVSFLAIPTGSIAMDGNTLCVISSKGERFEAVGKMLWYEDWTKWAPSTNQLAYISGEGRFFVENKNTTIVDMPTSTQQQEYTPKGYVDLDLEWFSSDKVIVARANENKEWKEGPAPKMFTSLYAINLKTKEQMRITNPNNNELDRDPQVVGTYITWFRKHENEYKGDIWLKHSLNGQEQIWIKDAGAAPVFFIGKQ, from the coding sequence TTGGGATTTCGAATAACATTTCTACTAATATTTCTGATTTTGCACGTATCAATCACAGTTAGTGCTGAAACACCACTAACTGCTGCATTTATCCGTGACCATCAGCTATGGATCAAAAAAGGAGACCAAGAAATTCAAATCACACAGGATCAATATGTGTTTACACCTAAATGGTCGTTTGACGGTCGATTTATTGCTTATATTGATGGTGATGAACAGGGGAAGAAATCGGATTTATTCATATACGATACTAAAGAAAATGAAAGTTATCAGCCATACATAAAGGTCGAAACTTATGACTTTAAATGGTCACCGAATAAAAATCAATTAGCCTATACCGATCATGGTTTATTAAACGTAACGAAAATAAAGAATGGTCACCCTCAGGGGTTTGAAAATGTGTCGTTAGGGGTTAGTGGGTTTGAATGGTTTCCAAACGGGAAGGAATTCCTGGTTTCTTCACAATCCGTTCTACGCCCTACCGGATGGGGACCGATTCCTCTTTTTAAAGTCCCGGTGGATGCTAACCTTGCACAGGAAAAAATTAAGCCGTTTTATACTATTCAAACAAATGAAAGGGATCTTTTTGCAATTTCTGCAGACTATTTTAAGTGGAGTAATGATGGAGAATGGGTTAGTTTTTTAGCTATTCCGACTGGCTCAATCGCTATGGACGGTAACACGTTATGTGTAATCTCCTCAAAGGGAGAACGGTTTGAAGCAGTAGGTAAGATGCTATGGTACGAGGATTGGACAAAATGGGCTCCATCAACTAATCAACTAGCCTATATTTCAGGTGAAGGAAGATTTTTTGTGGAAAACAAAAATACCACAATAGTGGACATGCCAACTTCTACTCAACAACAGGAATATACACCAAAAGGCTATGTTGACCTTGATTTAGAATGGTTTTCTTCAGACAAGGTAATTGTGGCTCGTGCAAATGAAAACAAAGAGTGGAAGGAAGGACCTGCTCCAAAAATGTTTACATCACTTTATGCCATTAATCTAAAAACAAAAGAACAAATGCGAATCACTAACCCTAATAACAATGAATTAGACAGAGATCCGCAAGTTGTTGGGACTTATATAACATGGTTTCGCAAACATGAAAATGAATATAAAGGGGATATATGGTTGAAGCATAGTTTAAATGGTCAAGAACAAATATGGATTAAGGATGCTGGTGCTGCTCCAGTATTTTTTATCGGGAAGCAATAA
- a CDS encoding maleate cis-trans isomerase: MVCNVEEGFSQKYGIDEYAIYDCKVINNWADDLTFYYNPTEGNVPNDYLATNLGWLIVSEKCRKILEEMNVTNIQYLPIRIKSLHDENEIQGFSVLNIIGEVEALNLNASVYNYFEVGEEKILSVIKYAVNKDLLLNTHIFRLKEDTIPVFVSEKVKKAIRLNKLSGFDFLEIKVV, from the coding sequence ATGGTTTGTAACGTAGAAGAAGGCTTTTCACAAAAGTACGGAATTGACGAATATGCCATTTATGACTGTAAAGTAATTAATAACTGGGCTGATGATTTAACATTTTATTATAATCCAACAGAAGGTAACGTACCAAATGATTATTTAGCAACAAATTTAGGTTGGTTAATTGTATCTGAAAAGTGTAGAAAGATTTTAGAGGAGATGAATGTAACTAATATTCAATACTTACCTATAAGAATAAAAAGCCTACATGATGAAAATGAAATACAGGGTTTTAGTGTACTTAATATAATTGGGGAAGTTGAAGCACTTAACTTAAACGCTTCTGTTTATAACTATTTCGAAGTAGGTGAAGAGAAAATTTTAAGTGTAATTAAGTATGCAGTAAATAAAGATTTATTATTGAATACTCATATTTTTCGATTAAAAGAAGACACAATTCCTGTTTTTGTATCTGAAAAAGTTAAAAAAGCAATTAGGTTAAATAAACTTAGTGGTTTTGATTTTCTTGAGATTAAAGTTGTATAA
- a CDS encoding helix-turn-helix domain-containing protein produces the protein MEGSSLGALIKDLRKHMGLTQQELADNICTQAQISKLENGSETPSSFILYELSKKLGVDMNYFFEMTSTPRIDYVHDVFDQIRHHINQREYKEVDQIIHQEKHSPLFSALSSQQFMLWHEAICDFYIRSEPSKSIQKLNIALTMVQRAKHYSERQIQIITSRAIIYNEIEAFERSIELFEEAHFHLKKLIRLKDPLTLSRILYGYSKSLSSIGKYDQSISVCTQGISYTLKHESLYLLGEFFYQKGLNFKRLGLNTKAISFFEKARATFNLQNQVEFEEFIRCQIKLLSPD, from the coding sequence ATGGAGGGAAGCAGCTTAGGAGCACTAATCAAGGATTTACGGAAACATATGGGTCTTACTCAGCAAGAGCTTGCTGACAATATTTGCACACAAGCACAAATTAGCAAACTTGAAAATGGTTCTGAAACTCCTTCAAGTTTTATCCTCTATGAGCTGTCAAAGAAACTAGGCGTGGATATGAATTACTTTTTCGAAATGACTTCCACTCCTCGGATTGATTATGTACATGATGTGTTTGATCAAATCCGTCATCACATCAATCAAAGAGAATACAAGGAAGTAGATCAGATTATCCATCAAGAGAAACATTCACCACTCTTCTCAGCACTTTCGAGTCAACAATTTATGTTATGGCACGAGGCGATTTGTGATTTTTACATTCGCTCAGAACCGTCCAAATCAATCCAAAAGTTGAACATAGCGTTAACAATGGTTCAACGAGCAAAACACTATTCTGAAAGACAAATTCAAATAATAACGAGTCGAGCGATAATCTATAATGAGATTGAAGCCTTCGAACGCTCAATTGAACTATTTGAGGAGGCTCATTTCCACCTTAAGAAACTCATTCGTTTAAAAGATCCACTGACGCTTTCTAGGATTCTCTATGGGTATTCAAAATCACTCAGTTCCATTGGGAAGTATGACCAATCAATTTCTGTATGTACTCAAGGAATCTCGTATACTCTTAAACATGAATCACTTTATTTATTAGGCGAATTTTTTTATCAAAAGGGACTAAATTTCAAAAGACTTGGACTAAATACCAAAGCCATTTCATTTTTTGAAAAGGCTAGAGCAACATTTAACTTGCAAAATCAAGTGGAATTTGAAGAATTTATTCGATGCCAGATAAAACTGCTAAGTCCAGATTAA
- a CDS encoding protein kinase — protein sequence MFEQIIDNWKDYCTEANVIGIGSTRKVYKIDDYVIKKHLHPLGYKQSLKEVEIFNCMLHKGWSEIFAEVYYADEFIAIQKYYKTLDLRNNQSFDIDVRSDSNLIPYKFEDILSFLDKEFDSFDLKDSGNYGLNNENKLVFIDYGMTKASMKMSGCN from the coding sequence GTGTTTGAACAAATTATTGATAATTGGAAAGACTATTGCACCGAAGCAAATGTGATAGGGATTGGTTCTACAAGGAAAGTATATAAAATCGATGATTATGTAATAAAAAAACATTTGCATCCGCTTGGTTATAAACAATCACTAAAAGAGGTAGAGATTTTTAATTGCATGCTTCATAAAGGATGGAGTGAGATATTCGCAGAGGTTTATTATGCGGATGAGTTTATTGCTATTCAAAAATATTATAAAACACTAGACTTAAGGAATAATCAATCATTCGATATCGATGTTAGAAGTGATTCAAATCTAATACCCTATAAGTTTGAAGACATTTTAAGCTTTTTAGATAAGGAATTTGATAGCTTTGATTTAAAGGATAGCGGTAATTATGGTTTAAATAATGAAAATAAACTAGTCTTTATTGATTATGGTATGACTAAAGCATCTATGAAGATGAGTGGGTGCAACTAG
- a CDS encoding AAA family ATPase, whose translation MIEILDIESFGPYRHYEWKKNIGNEPGATFKQINIIYGRNYSGKTTLSRIFRSIENSKVHPDYDNPNFLIKLRDGRVISQENIESFKHDFIIRVYNTDFVKTNLSWFFNDDGSIMPFTLLGEKNIEIEKKLLNIERKFGSVEDKKGLLFELNQLANGYIVKDKEEKDKRASLDSALRKKAQEIKNKANIFDMPLYNIISIKTDIVQIIDTKSSFLLCEKGLEIRRKLINEEAKKNLTLLKSIDGVFSKLVETINHLISKRINPSEPIMELINDNLLQEWVRMGIERHKGKRENCGFCGKTIEDDLWNKLDAHFSKESEELRNSINLTKEELLDFKNVVDNHFNLSKRDFYVNLHVEFEKQTEKWINIKGLYMQHINFLLTELEEREKDIFKGRELLKLSGLHEDYGEILEDTNKLILENNNKTLNLNSDQVQARIELRMHEVARYIEDIKYIQETNELEKIKRDLDSIMPLITEKEEEVNQLNQEKRELETLMKDECRGAELVNKHLSNYFGHDELTLVAEGVAPNVRFKIIRGGKEAKNLSEGECSLISFCYFIAQIEDELKASNSKESLIIYIDDPISSLDGNHIFFMFSLIESIIAKNKNFLQLFISTHSLDFLKYLKRLTNYNGRESVNHFLIEKRMKLDTKCSFISPMPAHIREYVTEFNYLFSEIYSLYKETKGDRKRQLENTYNQFYNLPNNIRKFLECYLFYKYPNNESPLDNLPKLFEGNIPTLLNRVINEYSHLVYIDRGWKPVDVDEMERCVQLIIDKMRDSDPEQFYSLLESIGVKDRTPVEMV comes from the coding sequence GTGATCGAAATATTGGACATTGAAAGTTTTGGACCGTATAGGCATTATGAATGGAAAAAAAACATAGGAAATGAACCTGGCGCAACTTTTAAACAGATTAACATTATTTATGGTAGAAATTATTCAGGGAAAACGACACTATCTAGAATTTTTAGATCTATTGAAAATAGTAAGGTGCATCCTGACTATGATAATCCCAATTTTTTAATAAAATTGAGAGACGGTAGAGTAATTTCTCAAGAAAATATAGAAAGTTTCAAACACGATTTTATCATTCGTGTTTATAATACAGATTTTGTGAAAACAAATCTAAGTTGGTTTTTTAATGATGATGGGTCTATTATGCCGTTTACATTATTAGGTGAAAAAAATATAGAAATAGAAAAGAAATTATTAAATATAGAACGAAAGTTTGGAAGTGTAGAAGATAAGAAGGGATTACTTTTTGAGCTTAATCAATTAGCTAATGGGTATATTGTCAAAGATAAGGAGGAAAAGGATAAGAGAGCATCTCTTGATTCGGCATTGCGTAAAAAAGCTCAAGAAATTAAGAACAAAGCTAATATTTTTGATATGCCGCTTTACAATATAATTTCCATAAAAACAGATATTGTACAAATTATCGATACTAAATCTTCATTTTTGTTATGTGAAAAAGGTTTGGAAATAAGAAGAAAGCTTATTAATGAAGAGGCAAAGAAAAACCTAACATTGTTAAAAAGTATAGATGGTGTTTTTTCAAAGTTAGTTGAAACAATTAACCACTTGATTAGTAAAAGAATTAATCCAAGTGAACCAATTATGGAATTAATTAATGATAACCTATTGCAAGAGTGGGTAAGAATGGGAATTGAGAGACATAAAGGAAAAAGGGAAAATTGTGGTTTTTGTGGTAAGACAATAGAAGATGATTTATGGAATAAACTTGATGCTCATTTTAGTAAGGAATCCGAGGAATTAAGAAATAGCATTAATCTGACAAAAGAAGAGCTTTTAGATTTTAAGAATGTCGTTGATAATCATTTCAATCTTAGTAAAAGAGATTTTTATGTGAATCTCCATGTAGAGTTTGAGAAGCAAACTGAAAAATGGATAAACATTAAAGGATTATATATGCAACATATTAATTTTTTATTAACCGAACTAGAAGAGAGGGAGAAGGATATATTTAAAGGAAGGGAATTACTGAAACTTTCCGGTTTGCATGAAGACTACGGAGAAATTCTTGAAGACACCAACAAGCTTATTCTAGAGAATAACAATAAGACTTTGAACCTTAATAGTGACCAAGTCCAAGCAAGAATAGAATTAAGGATGCATGAGGTTGCACGATATATTGAAGATATTAAGTATATCCAGGAAACGAATGAACTTGAAAAAATTAAAAGAGATCTAGACAGTATAATGCCCTTAATAACTGAAAAAGAAGAGGAGGTTAATCAATTAAACCAAGAAAAAAGAGAACTAGAAACTCTAATGAAGGATGAGTGTCGAGGAGCAGAATTGGTAAATAAACACTTGAGCAATTATTTTGGACATGATGAGTTAACTTTAGTTGCAGAAGGTGTTGCACCAAATGTCAGATTTAAAATAATCAGAGGTGGAAAAGAGGCAAAAAATCTTAGTGAAGGAGAATGCAGCTTAATTTCTTTTTGCTACTTTATTGCCCAAATTGAAGATGAACTTAAGGCTAGTAATAGTAAAGAAAGTTTGATTATTTATATTGATGATCCTATTTCAAGTTTAGATGGTAATCATATATTTTTTATGTTTAGTTTAATTGAAAGTATAATTGCAAAGAATAAGAACTTTTTGCAACTTTTTATTTCCACTCATAGTTTAGACTTTCTTAAGTATTTAAAACGGTTAACTAATTATAATGGTAGAGAAAGTGTTAATCATTTTCTGATTGAGAAAAGGATGAAACTAGATACAAAGTGCAGCTTTATAAGTCCTATGCCGGCTCATATTAGAGAATATGTCACCGAATTCAACTATTTATTTAGTGAAATTTATAGCCTTTATAAGGAAACAAAAGGAGATCGAAAAAGACAACTAGAAAATACTTATAATCAATTTTATAACTTACCGAATAATATACGAAAATTTCTAGAATGTTATTTGTTTTATAAGTATCCAAATAATGAGTCCCCGTTGGATAACTTACCAAAACTTTTTGAGGGGAATATACCTACTCTCCTTAACAGGGTAATAAATGAGTATTCACATTTAGTTTATATCGACCGTGGATGGAAACCTGTTGATGTAGATGAAATGGAGAGGTGCGTACAGCTCATTATAGATAAAATGAGAGACAGTGATCCTGAACAATTTTATTCATTATTAGAAAGTATTGGGGTTAAAGACAGAACTCCTGTTGAAATGGTTTGA
- a CDS encoding DUF4395 domain-containing protein, protein MNQVIRSIPRPLVRANQWFIVLSVILTWITGQEWILALPLLFGLSGLLFNINPIITIGKLFLRKDLSEYIPEDYAQQQFNQVISVVCLALGLVGYLTGYVLLATIFTTMVALAAFIAIVGFCVGCFIRYQWLQFLHKKSI, encoded by the coding sequence ATGAATCAAGTTATACGTTCTATTCCACGACCTTTAGTTAGAGCAAATCAATGGTTTATTGTACTAAGTGTGATATTAACCTGGATTACAGGTCAAGAGTGGATACTTGCTTTACCATTGCTTTTTGGGTTATCTGGTCTTCTCTTTAATATTAACCCTATAATCACTATTGGTAAGTTATTCTTGAGGAAAGATTTATCCGAATATATTCCAGAAGATTATGCTCAACAACAATTCAACCAAGTCATATCTGTTGTCTGTTTAGCCTTAGGATTAGTAGGATATTTAACCGGATATGTTTTATTAGCAACGATATTTACTACTATGGTTGCCTTGGCTGCCTTTATTGCGATAGTAGGATTCTGTGTGGGCTGCTTTATACGCTACCAATGGTTGCAGTTCCTTCACAAGAAAAGTATATAA